One segment of Zhihengliuella halotolerans DNA contains the following:
- the nadA gene encoding quinolinate synthase NadA: MTSVQVKIQSFDPARPAPGSATSPVAASCTPELAVSPWNFDAGAPAYGPGSSMEDVAPAETPRQGVIPEEYRLADDAELHERICHAKERLGNDLVVLGHFYQRDEVIEHADFVGDSFQLANAALTRQDAKYIVFCGVHFMAETADILSRDDQAVVLPNLAAGCSMADMADSSSVEECWEQLMELYADEVDDGRAAVVPVTYMNSSAALKSFVGRNGGIVCTSSNAATVLEWAFERGRRVLFFPDQHLGRNTAKAMGVPLEAMPMWNPRLPLGGNDEQALHAAQVILWHGFCSVHKRFTVEQIDDARARYPEANVIVHPESPMEVVDAADSSGSTDFIRKAVAAATEPSVFAIGTEINMVNRLADEYPQHTIFCLDPVICPCSTMYRIHPGYLAWVLEELVAGRIVNRITVDAATTEHAKTALQRMLDAKP, from the coding sequence ATGACAAGCGTCCAGGTCAAGATCCAGAGCTTCGATCCGGCCCGCCCGGCCCCCGGCTCGGCGACCTCGCCGGTCGCCGCCTCCTGCACGCCTGAGCTCGCGGTGTCGCCGTGGAACTTCGATGCCGGCGCGCCCGCCTACGGGCCCGGCTCGTCGATGGAGGACGTCGCCCCGGCGGAGACGCCGCGCCAGGGCGTGATCCCCGAGGAGTACCGGCTGGCCGACGACGCCGAACTGCACGAGCGCATCTGCCACGCCAAGGAGCGCCTCGGCAACGACCTCGTGGTGCTCGGGCACTTCTACCAGCGCGACGAGGTGATCGAGCACGCGGATTTCGTCGGCGACTCGTTCCAACTCGCCAACGCGGCCCTGACTCGCCAGGATGCCAAATACATCGTCTTCTGCGGCGTGCACTTCATGGCCGAGACCGCCGACATCCTCTCCCGCGACGACCAGGCGGTCGTCCTGCCGAACCTGGCCGCGGGCTGCTCGATGGCCGACATGGCCGACTCCTCGAGCGTCGAGGAGTGCTGGGAGCAGCTCATGGAGCTCTACGCCGACGAGGTCGACGACGGCCGCGCCGCCGTCGTGCCCGTCACCTACATGAACTCCTCCGCCGCGCTCAAGTCCTTCGTCGGCCGCAACGGGGGGATCGTGTGCACGTCCTCGAACGCGGCGACCGTGCTGGAGTGGGCGTTCGAGCGCGGCCGCCGCGTTCTGTTCTTCCCCGACCAGCACCTCGGGCGCAACACCGCCAAGGCGATGGGCGTGCCGCTGGAGGCCATGCCGATGTGGAACCCGCGCCTGCCGCTCGGCGGCAACGACGAGCAGGCCCTGCACGCGGCGCAGGTCATCCTCTGGCACGGATTCTGCTCGGTTCACAAGCGCTTCACGGTCGAGCAGATCGACGACGCCCGCGCCCGGTACCCCGAGGCGAACGTGATCGTGCACCCGGAGAGCCCCATGGAGGTCGTCGACGCGGCCGACTCCTCCGGGTCCACCGACTTCATCCGCAAGGCCGTCGCGGCGGCCACCGAGCCGAGCGTCTTCGCGATCGGCACGGAGATCAACATGGTCAACCGCCTCGCCGACGAGTACCCGCAGCACACGATCTTCTGCCTCGACCCCGTGATCTGCCCGTGCTCCACGATGTACCGCATCCACCCGGGCTACCTCGCCTGGGTGCTCGAGGAACTCGTCGCCGGCCGCATCGTCAACCGGATCACCGTCGACGCGGCGACGACCGAGCACGCGAAGACCGCACTCCAGCGCATGCTCGACGCGAAGCCATGA
- a CDS encoding NUDIX hydrolase: MEFLNVSERAAISPEIAVSTVIFSLRRAPGAADDTPPRLWIPLVRRTRQPYRGQWALPGGPLGAQQSLAAAAAENLRTTTGLVPRYLEQLYAFGGLDRSPARRVVSIVYWALVRGADSNDDGPDAGAPHSELIEDPNVAWFPVDSDEVRAQLAFDHVEIVEYALWRLRNKVTYGKVAHRLLGDRFTLAQVREVYEVVLGTRLDPANFRRQLLSSPGLAETGEHLHGVKHRPPKLYRFEDPVDTPPSPAAHGAATASLQEGSLT; this comes from the coding sequence ATGGAATTCCTGAACGTATCCGAGCGGGCGGCGATCAGCCCGGAGATCGCGGTGTCCACCGTGATCTTCTCGCTTCGCCGCGCCCCGGGCGCGGCCGACGACACGCCGCCGCGGCTCTGGATCCCGCTCGTGCGCCGCACCCGCCAGCCCTACCGCGGCCAGTGGGCCCTGCCCGGCGGACCGCTCGGCGCGCAGCAGTCGCTGGCCGCGGCCGCCGCGGAGAATCTCCGCACGACGACGGGCCTGGTGCCCCGCTACCTCGAGCAGCTCTACGCGTTCGGAGGCCTCGACCGTTCCCCGGCCCGGCGCGTCGTCTCGATCGTCTACTGGGCGCTCGTGCGCGGGGCAGATTCGAACGACGACGGGCCCGACGCGGGTGCGCCGCATTCGGAACTCATCGAGGATCCGAACGTCGCGTGGTTCCCCGTCGACTCCGACGAGGTGCGCGCGCAACTGGCGTTCGACCACGTCGAGATCGTCGAATACGCGCTCTGGAGGCTGCGCAACAAGGTCACCTACGGCAAGGTCGCCCACCGGCTGCTCGGTGACCGCTTCACACTCGCCCAGGTCCGTGAGGTCTACGAGGTCGTCCTCGGCACGCGGCTCGACCCGGCGAACTTCCGCCGCCAGCTCTTGAGCTCGCCGGGCCTCGCCGAAACGGGCGAGCACCTGCACGGCGTCAAGCACCGGCCCCCGAAGCTGTATCGCTTCGAAGACCCCGTCGACACACCCCCGAGCCCCGCCGCGCACGGCGCGGCCACCGCGTCCCTCCAGGAAGGTTCCCTCACATGA
- a CDS encoding Lrp/AsnC family transcriptional regulator — protein MDTLDARIVGLFSGDQKMSVLEASRLLSVARATVQARLDKLQSTGAITGWGPQLDPAGVGYPVRAYCSLAIHQDVGHDGVAAALAGIPEVLELHTVSGEFDLLACVVARSNADLQRVLDAVLATGTVVRSSSSVVLNTPIGSRMLPLVEAAAARNEL, from the coding sequence ATGGACACCCTCGACGCGCGCATCGTCGGCCTCTTCTCGGGCGACCAGAAGATGTCGGTCCTCGAAGCCTCCCGTCTGCTCTCCGTCGCGCGCGCCACCGTCCAGGCCCGCCTCGACAAGCTCCAATCCACGGGCGCCATCACCGGGTGGGGGCCGCAGCTGGACCCCGCGGGCGTCGGCTACCCCGTGCGGGCCTACTGCTCGCTCGCCATCCATCAGGACGTCGGACACGACGGCGTCGCCGCGGCGCTCGCCGGCATCCCTGAGGTGCTCGAGCTGCATACCGTCTCCGGCGAGTTCGACCTCCTGGCGTGCGTCGTCGCGCGGTCGAACGCCGATCTGCAGCGCGTGCTCGACGCCGTGCTGGCCACGGGCACGGTCGTGCGCTCGTCGTCGTCCGTTGTCCTGAACACGCCCATCGGCTCGCGCATGCTTCCGCTCGTGGAGGCGGCGGCCGCCCGGAATGAGTTATAG
- a CDS encoding thiamine pyrophosphate-dependent enzyme has translation MTSLAFERTPLADAELVRLYSQMTQVRHLDTSAIAWQRQGIVPGYAPMRGQEAAQVGAVAALDMSRDFLFPTYREMGAALAAGVDMGEYMATHKATWNGGMYDARATRVTPIQTVIGGSALHAVGWGHGQRLDALAADADAPLDLPVALVFLGDGATSQGDVHEAMNFAGVFETPTVFFVQNNGWAISVPTERQVSGGSVAARGAGYGIAAVRVDGNDIEEVVQATRAAVAHARSGAGPVVVEAMTYRRGPHSTSDDPGRYRSLEEERNDGGPDPLDVARERLLSRGAFSTADVADVQSAAEALEERVRADVQAQGPRPGAEMFEYVYQEMPVSLREQAAAWREESDHV, from the coding sequence ATGACTTCTTTGGCCTTCGAGCGCACTCCCTTGGCGGATGCCGAGCTGGTGCGCCTCTATTCCCAGATGACGCAGGTGAGGCACCTGGACACGTCGGCGATCGCATGGCAGCGCCAGGGCATCGTCCCCGGCTACGCGCCGATGCGCGGCCAGGAGGCGGCGCAGGTCGGCGCCGTTGCCGCGCTGGACATGTCCCGGGACTTCCTCTTCCCGACGTACCGCGAGATGGGGGCCGCACTGGCCGCCGGCGTGGACATGGGTGAGTACATGGCCACGCACAAGGCGACGTGGAATGGCGGCATGTACGACGCCCGCGCCACGCGGGTGACGCCGATCCAGACGGTGATCGGCGGTTCCGCGCTGCACGCGGTGGGCTGGGGGCACGGCCAGCGGCTGGACGCGCTGGCGGCCGACGCCGATGCACCACTCGACCTCCCGGTCGCGCTGGTCTTCCTGGGCGACGGGGCGACCTCGCAGGGCGACGTGCATGAGGCGATGAACTTCGCGGGCGTCTTCGAGACCCCCACAGTGTTCTTCGTGCAGAACAACGGGTGGGCCATCTCCGTGCCGACGGAGCGCCAGGTCTCCGGTGGTTCGGTGGCCGCACGCGGGGCCGGTTACGGCATCGCCGCCGTACGCGTGGACGGTAACGACATCGAGGAGGTCGTGCAGGCGACGCGGGCGGCCGTGGCGCACGCCCGTTCGGGTGCTGGCCCCGTCGTCGTCGAGGCGATGACCTACCGGCGCGGCCCGCACTCGACGTCGGACGACCCGGGGCGCTACCGCAGCCTCGAGGAGGAGCGCAACGACGGCGGCCCCGACCCGCTCGATGTAGCGCGCGAGCGGCTGCTGTCCCGCGGCGCGTTCTCGACTGCGGACGTGGCCGACGTGCAGTCCGCGGCGGAGGCGCTCGAGGAGCGCGTCCGGGCGGACGTGCAGGCCCAGGGCCCGCGACCGGGGGCCGAGATGTTCGAGTACGTGTATCAGGAGATGCCGGTGTCCCTGCGGGAGCAGGCCGCCGCGTGGCGAGAGGAATCCGACCATGTCTAA
- a CDS encoding alpha-ketoacid dehydrogenase subunit beta, protein MSNAVAAPPAHAPESGAARTGRTSLSMNQAINAALHDALAADPRAVVLGEDVGVLGGVFRVTDGLQAEFGADRVFDTPLAESGILGMSVGLAMAGYHPIPEVQFDGFVYPAINQLVTQIARMNFRTRGALPMPITLRMPSFGGIQSPELHSESLEWLFAHVAGLKVVSPSSPHQAYHLLRHAASRPDPVVYMEPKSRYWQKGEVDFDEPGNLEGVDVAREGRHLTLVAWGAMVTRCLQAAEAAAEDGLDVEVLDLRWLSPIDADGLAASIAKTRRAVVVHEAPKTAGLGAEVAQLITERCFGTLKAPVERVTGFDVPFPSGSLENEYIPNIDRILYGIQRVLEYRRG, encoded by the coding sequence ATGTCTAATGCCGTTGCTGCACCACCTGCCCACGCGCCCGAGTCCGGTGCCGCGCGCACGGGCCGCACGAGCCTGTCGATGAATCAGGCCATCAACGCCGCGCTGCACGACGCGCTGGCCGCCGACCCGCGCGCCGTGGTGCTCGGCGAGGACGTGGGCGTCCTCGGCGGCGTCTTCCGCGTCACGGACGGGCTGCAGGCCGAGTTCGGCGCCGACCGCGTCTTCGACACCCCGCTCGCCGAGTCCGGCATCCTGGGTATGTCGGTCGGACTCGCGATGGCGGGCTACCACCCGATTCCCGAGGTCCAGTTCGACGGGTTCGTCTACCCCGCCATCAACCAGCTCGTCACCCAGATCGCCCGGATGAACTTCCGCACCCGCGGGGCGCTGCCGATGCCGATCACGCTGCGCATGCCCAGCTTCGGCGGCATCCAGTCCCCCGAGCTGCATTCGGAGTCGCTTGAGTGGCTGTTCGCGCACGTGGCCGGCCTCAAAGTCGTCTCACCCTCCAGCCCGCACCAGGCGTACCACCTGCTCCGTCACGCCGCATCCCGCCCGGACCCCGTGGTCTACATGGAGCCGAAGTCGCGGTACTGGCAGAAGGGCGAGGTCGACTTCGACGAGCCGGGGAACCTCGAGGGCGTGGACGTGGCCCGCGAGGGCCGGCACCTGACCCTCGTCGCGTGGGGCGCCATGGTCACCCGCTGCCTGCAGGCGGCGGAGGCCGCGGCCGAGGACGGGCTCGACGTCGAGGTCCTGGACCTGCGCTGGCTCTCCCCCATCGACGCGGACGGACTGGCGGCGTCGATCGCCAAGACGCGCCGCGCCGTCGTCGTGCACGAGGCCCCGAAGACCGCCGGCTTGGGCGCCGAGGTGGCCCAACTGATCACCGAGCGCTGCTTCGGCACGCTGAAGGCCCCCGTGGAGCGCGTGACGGGCTTCGACGTCCCGTTCCCCTCCGGGAGCCTGGAGAACGAATACATCCCGAACATCGACCGCATCCTCTATGGGATCCAGCGCGTATTGGAGTACCGCCGTGGCTGA
- a CDS encoding biotin/lipoyl-containing protein, with the protein MAELSFPLPDLGEGLIEATILEWLVEVGEHVERNQPLVEVETTKSSLELPSPQTGVVVRTHGAPGETIEVGETLVVFEVPDDTAGIIGTVPKDEKPKRRVRLNVDLDD; encoded by the coding sequence GTGGCTGAACTGTCTTTCCCCCTGCCCGACCTCGGTGAGGGCCTCATCGAGGCCACGATTCTCGAGTGGCTCGTCGAGGTCGGCGAGCACGTCGAGCGAAACCAGCCGCTCGTCGAGGTCGAGACCACGAAGAGCTCGCTCGAGCTGCCGAGCCCGCAGACCGGCGTCGTGGTGCGCACGCACGGGGCGCCCGGTGAGACGATCGAGGTGGGCGAAACGCTCGTCGTGTTCGAGGTCCCCGACGACACCGCCGGGATCATCGGCACCGTCCCCAAGGACGAGAAGCCGAAGCGGCGGGTGCGCCTGAACGTGGACCTCGATGACTGA
- a CDS encoding alpha/beta fold hydrolase, whose product MTRTDLIRVETFGEDDAGVPVLLIHGFASSIRANWESTGWLRHLTEAGRRVVAVELPGHGDTAAADDWAPADLVEAIAAVVEAHGGTADVIGYSLGARLGWELAGRHPALVRRLVLGGAAAVDPLADFDTDEARRVLDPADPAEAMADALSDQLLGAARAGEQVLGRADGLATALGFIAGIQRQRYDPASAVPTTPTLAVAGDQDELAATSTELLRLVREAGGQAADLVVLPGRTHANAVTARGFKRAATEFLAAE is encoded by the coding sequence ATGACCAGAACGGACCTGATCCGCGTCGAGACGTTCGGTGAGGACGACGCCGGCGTGCCCGTGCTCCTGATCCACGGGTTCGCCTCGTCGATCCGCGCCAACTGGGAATCCACCGGGTGGCTCCGGCACCTGACGGAGGCCGGCCGGCGCGTCGTCGCCGTCGAGCTGCCCGGGCACGGCGACACCGCGGCCGCCGACGACTGGGCGCCGGCGGACCTGGTGGAGGCGATCGCCGCCGTCGTCGAGGCACACGGCGGCACCGCCGACGTGATCGGCTACTCGCTCGGCGCGCGTCTGGGCTGGGAGCTGGCCGGTCGGCACCCCGCGCTCGTGCGCCGCCTCGTGCTCGGCGGCGCCGCCGCCGTCGACCCGCTCGCGGACTTCGACACGGACGAGGCCCGGCGGGTGCTCGACCCTGCAGATCCGGCCGAGGCGATGGCCGACGCACTCTCCGACCAGCTCCTGGGCGCCGCCCGTGCCGGCGAGCAGGTGCTCGGCCGCGCCGACGGCTTGGCGACGGCCCTGGGATTCATCGCCGGCATCCAGCGCCAACGCTACGACCCGGCGAGCGCCGTGCCGACCACTCCCACGCTCGCCGTCGCCGGCGACCAGGACGAACTGGCCGCGACGAGCACCGAGCTGCTGCGACTGGTGCGCGAGGCGGGCGGACAGGCGGCGGACCTCGTCGTGCTGCCGGGGCGCACGCACGCCAACGCGGTGACGGCGCGCGGCTTCAAGCGGGCCGCGACGGAGTTCCTCGCCGCCGAGTAG
- a CDS encoding fumarylacetoacetate hydrolase family protein yields the protein MTTTPEGNGAVVDAAFCERVGKVIAVHLAYRSRAEQRGRTPAFPSYFMKATSSLATSGGTVERPAGTELLAFEGEIALVIGTAARRVSPEAGWNHVGWVTASNDLGLYDIKHADKGSNVRSKSGDGFTPLGPALLPAADVDPRNLRLRTWVNGEIAQDATTEDLIFDFGLIVADLSQQMTLHPGDVILTGTPAGSSVVVPGDVVEVQVDDVASSRSTGRLATTVTAGAEGFAAFGNPTKVTDADRIDAFGTADAAGVDAPLTGAAALTAAVREKLLSVATATISGALRKRGLNNVAIEGLNATKGTRKVIGVARTLRYVPNREDLFKTHGGGYNAQKRVMDSLAPGEILVMEARGETGSATLGDILALRSQVAGAEAIITDGGVRDLSAVAELDIPLFHNGAHPAVLGRKHVPWSVDETIGCGGTTVQPGDIIVADADGILVIPPALAAEIADETVEQERRDAFVFAHVQKGNKIDGLFPMNKQWLEKYHAWVEAGADLGTL from the coding sequence GTGACCACCACACCTGAAGGCAACGGAGCCGTCGTCGACGCGGCGTTCTGCGAGCGCGTCGGCAAGGTCATCGCCGTCCACCTGGCCTACCGATCGCGGGCGGAGCAGCGCGGCCGGACACCCGCGTTCCCGTCCTACTTCATGAAGGCCACCTCCTCCTTGGCGACCTCCGGCGGCACGGTCGAGCGCCCCGCCGGAACCGAGCTGCTTGCGTTCGAGGGCGAGATCGCGCTCGTCATCGGCACCGCCGCGCGCCGCGTGAGCCCCGAGGCCGGCTGGAATCACGTCGGCTGGGTCACCGCGAGCAACGACCTCGGCCTCTACGACATCAAGCACGCCGACAAGGGCTCGAATGTGCGCTCGAAGTCGGGCGACGGGTTCACCCCGCTCGGCCCGGCTCTGCTGCCCGCCGCCGACGTCGACCCGCGCAACCTGCGCCTGCGCACGTGGGTCAACGGCGAGATCGCCCAGGACGCGACGACCGAAGATCTGATCTTCGACTTCGGCCTGATCGTCGCGGACCTCTCTCAGCAGATGACCCTGCACCCGGGGGATGTGATCCTCACCGGCACCCCCGCCGGTTCCTCCGTCGTCGTCCCCGGCGATGTGGTGGAGGTACAGGTCGACGACGTCGCCTCCTCCCGCTCGACGGGCCGCCTCGCCACGACCGTCACCGCGGGCGCCGAGGGATTCGCCGCGTTCGGCAACCCGACCAAGGTGACCGACGCAGACCGCATCGACGCGTTCGGCACGGCGGACGCCGCCGGCGTCGACGCCCCTCTCACGGGCGCCGCAGCGCTGACCGCGGCGGTCCGCGAGAAGCTGCTCTCCGTCGCCACGGCGACGATCTCCGGCGCTCTGCGCAAGCGGGGCCTGAACAACGTCGCCATCGAGGGCCTCAACGCCACCAAGGGCACTCGCAAGGTCATCGGCGTCGCGCGCACCCTGCGCTACGTGCCCAACCGCGAGGACCTCTTCAAGACGCACGGCGGCGGCTACAACGCGCAGAAGCGGGTCATGGATTCACTCGCCCCGGGCGAAATCCTGGTCATGGAGGCCCGCGGCGAGACCGGGTCAGCCACGCTCGGCGACATCCTCGCGCTGCGCAGCCAGGTCGCCGGAGCCGAGGCGATCATCACCGACGGCGGCGTACGCGACCTCTCCGCCGTCGCCGAACTCGACATCCCCCTCTTCCACAACGGCGCCCACCCGGCCGTGCTCGGCCGCAAACACGTGCCCTGGAGCGTCGACGAGACGATCGGCTGCGGCGGCACCACCGTGCAGCCCGGCGACATCATCGTCGCCGACGCCGACGGCATCCTCGTGATTCCGCCGGCGCTGGCCGCCGAAATCGCCGACGAGACCGTCGAGCAGGAGCGCCGCGACGCGTTTGTGTTCGCCCATGTGCAGAAGGGCAACAAGATCGACGGCCTCTTCCCGATGAACAAGCAGTGGCTCGAGAAGTACCACGCGTGGGTCGAAGCGGGAGCGGACCTTGGCACCCTCTAA
- a CDS encoding GntR family transcriptional regulator has protein sequence MAPSKSERAYELLQEKITSGAYSPGYRLVLSSLAAELDCSVVPVREAIRRLEAEGLVTFERNIGATVAHVDATLYLHTMQTLAVLEGAATALAAPLIGADALARARTLNRQMQACLDNFDPQRFTRLNNDFHELLYGACPNPHILDLVHRGWRRMRAMRPTTFTTVPHRARDSVAEHDALLDLLDSGAAASAVESAAREHRTNTLNAYLAAAGLPPSTLTAPITARH, from the coding sequence TTGGCACCCTCTAAGTCCGAGCGGGCCTACGAGCTGCTGCAGGAGAAGATCACCTCGGGCGCGTACTCCCCCGGCTACCGGCTCGTGCTCTCCTCCCTCGCGGCCGAGCTCGACTGCAGCGTCGTGCCCGTCCGCGAGGCGATCCGCCGGCTCGAGGCCGAGGGGCTCGTGACCTTCGAACGCAACATCGGCGCAACCGTCGCCCACGTGGACGCGACCCTGTACCTGCACACCATGCAGACCCTCGCCGTCCTCGAAGGCGCCGCGACGGCCTTGGCCGCCCCGCTGATCGGCGCCGACGCGCTCGCGCGGGCCCGAACCCTGAACCGTCAGATGCAGGCGTGCCTGGATAACTTCGACCCGCAGCGGTTCACGCGCCTGAACAACGACTTCCACGAACTGCTCTACGGCGCGTGCCCGAACCCGCACATCCTCGACCTCGTGCACCGCGGCTGGCGGCGAATGCGGGCCATGCGCCCGACGACGTTCACCACCGTCCCGCACCGCGCCCGGGACTCCGTCGCCGAACACGACGCGCTCCTGGACCTGCTCGACTCGGGTGCCGCCGCGAGTGCCGTCGAATCGGCGGCACGCGAGCACCGCACCAACACCCTGAACGCCTACCTCGCCGCGGCGGGCCTGCCGCCGTCGACCCTGACGGCGCCCATCACCGCCCGGCACTGA
- the hpaE gene encoding 5-carboxymethyl-2-hydroxymuconate semialdehyde dehydrogenase — protein MSQHNLPENLPDRIRHYIGGQHVDSIDGDTFDVLDPVTNEPYIQAASGKVADVAAAVAAAKDAFENGPWPSLLPRERSRVLHRIADIVESRGRDLAELECFDTGLPIKQALGQAHRAAENFRFFADLIVAQHDDAFKVPGRQANYVNRKPIGVAGLITPWNTPFMLESWKLGPALATGNTVVLKPAEFTPLSASLWPEIFEEAGLPAGVFNIVHGYGEEGYAGDSLVKHPDVPLISFTGESRTGQIIFANSAPYLKGLSMELGGKSPAVVFADADLDAAIDATIFGVFSLNGERCTAGSRILVERSIYNEFVDRYSAQAARVRVGLPSDEATEVGALVHPEHFEKVMSYIEIGKTEARLTAGGRRPEAFPEGNFVEPTVFADVSPDARIFQEEIFGPVVSITPFDTDEEALELANNTRYGLAAYIWTNDLKRSHNFAQNVEAGMVWLNSNNVRDLRTPFGGVKASGLGHEGGYRSIDFYTDQQAVHINLGEVHNPVFGKA, from the coding sequence ATGAGCCAGCACAACCTCCCCGAGAACCTGCCGGATCGCATCCGGCACTACATCGGTGGCCAGCACGTCGACTCCATCGACGGCGACACCTTCGACGTCCTGGACCCCGTCACCAACGAGCCCTACATCCAGGCCGCCTCCGGCAAGGTCGCAGACGTCGCCGCCGCCGTCGCCGCCGCCAAGGACGCCTTCGAGAACGGCCCCTGGCCGTCCCTGCTCCCGCGCGAGCGCTCCCGGGTGCTGCACCGCATCGCCGACATCGTCGAATCCCGCGGCCGCGATCTCGCCGAGCTGGAGTGCTTCGACACCGGCCTGCCGATCAAGCAGGCCCTCGGTCAGGCCCACCGCGCGGCGGAGAACTTCCGCTTCTTCGCGGACCTGATCGTCGCCCAGCACGACGACGCGTTCAAGGTCCCCGGCCGCCAGGCGAACTACGTCAACCGCAAGCCCATCGGCGTCGCAGGCCTCATCACCCCCTGGAACACCCCGTTCATGCTCGAGTCCTGGAAGCTGGGGCCCGCGCTCGCGACCGGCAACACCGTCGTGCTCAAGCCCGCGGAGTTCACGCCGCTCTCCGCCTCCCTGTGGCCGGAGATCTTCGAGGAGGCCGGCCTGCCAGCGGGCGTCTTCAACATCGTGCACGGCTACGGCGAGGAGGGCTACGCCGGCGACTCGCTCGTCAAGCACCCCGACGTGCCGCTGATCTCCTTCACGGGTGAGTCCCGCACCGGGCAGATCATCTTCGCCAACTCCGCCCCGTACCTCAAGGGCCTGTCGATGGAGCTCGGCGGCAAGTCGCCCGCCGTCGTCTTCGCGGACGCCGACCTCGACGCCGCGATCGACGCCACGATCTTCGGCGTCTTCTCCCTCAACGGCGAGCGCTGCACCGCCGGCTCGCGCATCCTCGTCGAACGCAGCATCTACAACGAGTTCGTCGATCGCTACTCCGCCCAAGCCGCCCGCGTGCGGGTCGGCCTGCCGAGCGACGAGGCGACCGAGGTCGGCGCTCTCGTGCACCCCGAGCACTTCGAGAAGGTCATGTCCTACATCGAGATCGGCAAGACCGAAGCCCGCCTGACCGCCGGCGGCCGCCGGCCGGAAGCCTTCCCGGAGGGCAACTTCGTCGAGCCCACGGTCTTCGCCGATGTCTCCCCCGATGCACGCATCTTCCAGGAGGAGATCTTCGGCCCCGTCGTCTCGATCACCCCGTTCGACACCGATGAGGAGGCGCTCGAGCTCGCCAACAACACCCGCTACGGGCTGGCCGCCTACATCTGGACCAACGATCTCAAGCGCTCACACAACTTCGCCCAGAACGTCGAGGCCGGCATGGTGTGGCTGAACTCCAACAACGTCCGCGACCTGCGCACGCCCTTCGGCGGCGTCAAGGCCTCGGGCCTCGGCCACGAGGGCGGTTACCGTTCGATCGACTTCTACACCGACCAGCAGGCCGTGCACATCAACCTCGGCGAGGTTCACAACCCCGTCTTCGGCAAGGCCTGA
- the hpaD gene encoding 3,4-dihydroxyphenylacetate 2,3-dioxygenase, giving the protein MSENTTNEIPKPEAPAPDILRCAYMELVVTDLAASRDFYVDLLGLHVTHEDDTQIYLRSFEEFIHHNLVLTKGPVAAAKAFAYRVRTPEDVDRAEAYYQELGCRTERRADGFVRGIGDSVRVEDPLGFPYEFFHEVEHVERLHMRYDIYSAGELVRLDHFNQVTPDVPRGRKYLEDLGFRVTEDIKDEAGTTYAAWMHRKGTVHDTALTGGNGPRMHHVAFSTHEKHNIIQICDKMGALRLSDRIERGPGRHGVSNAFYLYILDPDDHRIEIYTQDYYTGDPDNPVITWDVHDNQRRDWWGNPVVPSWYTEASLVLDLDGNPQQVIERTDDSEMAVTVGADGFSYTREKDETGTYRGEASKGFKLGNQV; this is encoded by the coding sequence ATGAGCGAAAACACCACCAACGAGATCCCCAAGCCGGAAGCGCCCGCCCCGGACATCCTGCGCTGCGCCTACATGGAGCTGGTCGTCACCGACCTGGCGGCCTCCCGCGACTTCTACGTCGACCTGCTGGGCCTGCACGTCACGCACGAGGACGACACGCAGATCTACCTGCGCTCCTTCGAGGAGTTCATCCACCACAACCTCGTCTTGACCAAGGGTCCGGTCGCCGCGGCGAAGGCGTTCGCCTACCGCGTGCGCACGCCCGAAGATGTGGACCGCGCCGAGGCCTACTACCAGGAGCTGGGCTGCCGCACCGAACGCCGCGCGGACGGGTTCGTGCGCGGCATCGGCGACTCCGTCCGCGTCGAGGACCCGCTCGGCTTCCCCTACGAGTTCTTCCACGAGGTCGAGCACGTTGAGCGCCTGCACATGCGCTACGACATCTACTCGGCCGGCGAGCTGGTGCGCCTGGACCATTTCAACCAGGTCACCCCGGATGTTCCGCGCGGCCGCAAGTACCTCGAGGACCTGGGATTCCGCGTCACCGAGGACATCAAGGACGAGGCCGGGACGACCTATGCGGCGTGGATGCACCGCAAGGGCACCGTGCACGACACCGCGCTCACGGGCGGCAACGGCCCGCGCATGCACCACGTGGCCTTCTCCACCCACGAGAAGCACAACATCATCCAGATCTGCGACAAGATGGGCGCGCTGCGCCTGTCCGACCGGATCGAGCGCGGCCCCGGCCGCCACGGCGTCTCCAACGCGTTCTACCTGTACATCCTCGATCCCGACGACCACCGCATCGAGATCTACACGCAGGACTACTACACGGGTGACCCCGACAACCCCGTCATCACGTGGGACGTGCACGACAACCAGCGCCGCGACTGGTGGGGCAACCCGGTGGTCCCGTCCTGGTACACGGAGGCGTCCCTGGTGCTGGATCTGGACGGCAACCCGCAGCAGGTCATCGAGCGCACCGATGACTCCGAGATGGCCGTGACCGTCGGCGCCGACGGCTTCTCCTACACCCGCGAGAAGGACGAGACCGGCACCTATCGAGGCGAGGCGTCGAAGGGCTTCAAGCTCGGCAACCAAGTCTGA